A single region of the Nitrosomonas sp. Is79A3 genome encodes:
- a CDS encoding PstS family phosphate ABC transporter substrate-binding protein produces the protein MLQLHSLKLLSLSFLFSASFSIISVASAQAVIKIDGSSTVYPITKTVADKFQIAKKNAVSVTVNISGSGGGFKKFCRGEIDIVNASRPILKNEIKDCKNSRVQFIEIPVAFDALTVAVNPENSWSTTMTIAELKKIWEPAAQGKITKWNQINPAWPDESFKLYGADADSGTFDYFTEAIVGKIKSSRNDFTESEDDNVLVEGVASNKNGLGFFGFAYYIENQTKVTAVAINNGKGGILPSVETVENGSYQPLSRPIFIYVNAKATEKPEIKEFVEFYMKNAILLVKEAEFFPLPPRAYTTMMEHFNKKRVGTVFNGISAVGLTIDELIRREGRLEFEHY, from the coding sequence ATGTTACAATTACACAGCCTTAAGTTACTGAGTTTGTCTTTTTTATTTAGCGCATCATTTAGTATCATCAGTGTTGCAAGCGCTCAAGCGGTTATAAAAATTGATGGCTCGAGCACCGTTTATCCGATCACAAAAACAGTCGCAGACAAGTTTCAGATCGCAAAAAAAAATGCAGTTAGCGTAACCGTTAATATCTCCGGTAGCGGTGGCGGTTTCAAGAAATTCTGCCGCGGTGAAATTGATATCGTTAATGCCTCCCGCCCGATTCTAAAAAATGAAATAAAAGACTGCAAAAATTCCCGGGTGCAATTTATTGAGATTCCGGTAGCATTCGATGCATTAACCGTGGCGGTGAACCCAGAGAATTCTTGGAGTACAACCATGACGATCGCGGAACTGAAGAAAATATGGGAGCCCGCAGCTCAAGGTAAAATTACCAAATGGAATCAGATAAACCCGGCATGGCCCGATGAATCTTTCAAACTCTATGGTGCAGATGCAGATTCCGGTACCTTCGATTACTTTACCGAGGCCATCGTTGGCAAGATCAAATCAAGCCGGAATGATTTCACCGAATCCGAGGATGACAATGTATTAGTAGAAGGAGTAGCGAGTAACAAGAATGGGTTGGGTTTTTTTGGCTTTGCCTATTACATCGAGAATCAAACTAAAGTGACAGCAGTAGCGATAAACAATGGAAAAGGCGGCATTCTCCCGTCTGTCGAAACCGTTGAAAATGGAAGTTATCAACCGCTATCCCGACCTATCTTTATCTATGTCAATGCGAAAGCAACTGAGAAACCTGAAATTAAAGAGTTTGTTGAATTTTATATGAAGAATGCAATTCTCCTAGTAAAAGAAGCCGAATTCTTTCCGTTACCACCCAGAGCCTACACCACCATGATGGAGCATTTTAACAAGAAAAGAGTGGGAACGGTATTCAATGGCATATCAGCTGTGGGTCTCACTATCGATGAATTAATCAGACGAGAAGGCCGGTTAGAATTCGAGCACTACTAG
- the rpsO gene encoding 30S ribosomal protein S15, whose protein sequence is MSITIDQKAQVVRDYQRADGDTGSPEVQVALLTTRINDLIGHFKTHVKDHHSRRGLLRMVGRRRKLLDYLKKRNNDAYQTLIERLGLRK, encoded by the coding sequence ATGTCTATCACAATCGATCAAAAAGCACAGGTAGTGCGCGATTATCAAAGGGCGGACGGAGATACTGGCTCTCCAGAAGTCCAAGTTGCACTCTTAACGACCCGAATCAATGACCTAATCGGACACTTCAAAACACATGTCAAAGATCACCATTCCCGTCGTGGCTTGTTACGCATGGTCGGTCGTCGCCGCAAGCTACTTGATTATCTAAAAAAACGTAATAATGATGCCTACCAGACTCTGATTGAACGTCTTGGTTTACGCAAATAA